GATCGCCTACTTCACGGTGGGCGCCGACGGCGAGCCCACCGCCACGCCGACGGCCTCGGTCGCCGCGACACCCTCGCCCTCGCCGACGTCCTCCGCGTCGCCGACGGCGTCGCCGACGCCGGAGCCCTGATGCCGACCCGCGCCCCGTCGTCACGGCGCGCGGCGTACTAGGCTTGTGGCCGTCCAACCCCCCACAGGCGGCGCGAGCCGCGATGAGGTGCAATCCGTGACTGCCGACGCAGAATCCACTCCCGAGTCCACCGCCGACGAGCCCTGGGGCCGTGTCGACGATGACGGCACCGTCTCGGTGCGCGAGTCATCCGGCTGGCGCGTGGTGGGGCAATTCCCCGACGGCACCCCCGAAGAGGCGCTCGCCTACTTCGAGCGCAAGTACGCCGACCTGGCGGGCGAGGTCGGGCTGCTCGAAGTGCGCCACCGTCGCGGCGGCGCATCGGCCGCGGACCTCCGCAAGGCCGCGCGTGCGGTCGCCGAGAAGGTGACGGATGCGGCCGCCGTCGGCGACCTCGCATCCCTGCAGGCGCGCATCACGGCGCTGACCTCGACGCTCGAGACCGAGACCGAGACCGAAGCGGCCGCGGCGCGCGAGGCCGTCGACGAGGCGGTCCGCGAGCGCACCGCCCTCGTCGAGAAGGCCGAGGCGCTGGCCGCCCGCGACCCCGAGACCGTGCAGTGGAAGCAGGCCTCCGCCGAGATGTCGGCGCTGTTCGACCAGTGGCAGGCCCACCAGCAGAACGGCCCGCGCCTGCCCCGGTCGACCGGCCAGGCCCTGTGGAAGCGATTCCGCGACGCGCGGTCGGTGCTCGACAAGCACCGCCGCGAGTTCTACGCCCAGCTCGACGAGCAGCACAAGGTCGTGCGCGACCGCAAGACGCGCCTCGTCGAGAAGGCCGAGGCCCTCGCCCCGCAGGGCGAGGACGGGATCGGCGCGTACCGCGACCTGCTCGACCAGTGGAAGGCGGCCGGTCGCGCCGGCAAGAAGGCGGACGACGCGCTGTGGGCTCGGTTCAAGGCCGCCGGCGATGCGCTCTACTCGGCGCGCAGCGCCCGCGAGGCCGCCGACGCCGAAGCGTCCCGCGAGAAGATCGACGCCCGTCGGGCGCTCCTCGAGGAGGCGCGCGGCATCGCGGACGTGAAGGACCTGACGGCCGCCCGGTCGCAGCTGACGGGCATCCAGCGGCAGTGGGACGACGTCGGTCGCATCTTCCCCCGGGACGTCGAGCGCTCGCTCGACGACGATCTGCGCAAGATCGAGAACGCCCTGCGTTCCCGCGAAGACGCCGACTGGAAGCGCAACGACCCCGAGACGAAGGCTCGCGCGAACGACATGACGCGTCAGCTGACGGACGCGATCGACAAGCTGGAGCAGGAGATCGCCGAAGCCGAGGGGCGCGGCGACAAGAAGGCCGCCGCCGCGGCGAAGGAGGCCCTCGAGGCGCGCAAGTCCTGGCTGCGCGCGCTCGGCGGCTGACGCCGAGGGCTTGTCCACAGGCCGCCGATCGCATCGGCGGCGAGGCTCGGGATGCGGCACACTGCCGTCATGTCATCGCCGTTCCTGTACTTCGCCGACGACCGGCTGTCGGGGTCGGAGCTGGCCTCGGCGCGTCTGGACGGTCTGGTGGTGGAGCTCGGCGAGGCGTACATCCCCGCTGACGCCGTCGAGACGGCGGCGCTGCGCGCGGGATCGCTCGCGCGCCTCGTCGGCGATCTGCTGGCCGCATCGCATCTCAGCGCCGCCTGGATCCACGGCGCGCTCGACGAGCCGCCCGCCCGCCACAGCGTCCAGCGCGCCGTCGCGCATCGCATCCATGTGTCGTTCGGCCGGCGCTTCGTCTACCGCGACCCCGCGATCCCGGCCGAGGACCTCGCGGTCGTCGGTGGCGTGCGCGTGACGACGCCGGTGCGCACCCTCGTGGACCTCGCGCGCACGCCCGACGCGGCCCACGCCGACGGCGCGGCTCGGATGGCCCGGCTGGCGCCCGGTCTGGTCGGTGAGGCGCTGGACCGACTGGGGTCCGCGGGGCCGTTCCCGCGCAAGCGCGATGCGATGGCCCTGCTGCGGCGGCTGGCGGGGGCCGGAGCTCAGGACGACGTGACGCGGTAGACGTCGTAGACCGCGTCGATGCGGCGCACCGCGTTCAGCACGCGATCGAGGTGCACGATGTCGCCCATCTCGAACACGAACCGGCTGATCGCGAGCCGGTCGTTCGAGGTCTGGACGGTCGCCGACAGGATGTTGACGTGGTGCTCGCTGAGCACGCGGGTGACGTCGCTGAGCAGCCCGGAGCGGTCGAGGGCCTCGACCTGGATCTGCACGAGGAAGACGCTCTTGCTCGTCGGCGCCCACTCCACCTCGATGAGGCGCGCGGGGTCCTGCATGAGCGACTTCACGTTCGTGCAGTCGGCGCGGTGGACCGACACGCCGCTGCCGCGTGTGACGAAGCCGACGATCTGATCGCCGGGCACCGGCGTGCAGCACTTGGCGAGCTTGACGAGGATGTCCGGCGCGCCGCGCACCAGGATCCCGGAGTCCCCTCCGCGCGGCGCGCGGGAGCGCCCCACCTCGGGCAGATCGATGGGTCCGGTCGCGGTTTCGCTGGCACGAACGAGCGCCGTGACCTTCTCGATCACGGACTGCGTGGACACGTGCCCCTCGCCGATCGCCGCATAGAGGGCCGAGACGTCCTCGTACCGCAGCTGGTGCGCGACCTCGGTGAACGAGTCCTGGCTCATCAGCCGCTGCAGGGGCAGGTTCTGACGGCGCATCGCGCGGGCGATCGCGTCCTTGCCCTGCTCGATGGCCTCTTCGCGGCGCTCCTTGGTGAACCAGCCGCGGATCTTGTTGCGCGCGCGGGTCGACGTGACGAAGCTCAGCCAGTCCTGGCTGGGACCGGCATCCGGGTTCTT
This region of Microbacterium thalassium genomic DNA includes:
- a CDS encoding DUF349 domain-containing protein yields the protein MTADAESTPESTADEPWGRVDDDGTVSVRESSGWRVVGQFPDGTPEEALAYFERKYADLAGEVGLLEVRHRRGGASAADLRKAARAVAEKVTDAAAVGDLASLQARITALTSTLETETETEAAAAREAVDEAVRERTALVEKAEALAARDPETVQWKQASAEMSALFDQWQAHQQNGPRLPRSTGQALWKRFRDARSVLDKHRREFYAQLDEQHKVVRDRKTRLVEKAEALAPQGEDGIGAYRDLLDQWKAAGRAGKKADDALWARFKAAGDALYSARSAREAADAEASREKIDARRALLEEARGIADVKDLTAARSQLTGIQRQWDDVGRIFPRDVERSLDDDLRKIENALRSREDADWKRNDPETKARANDMTRQLTDAIDKLEQEIAEAEGRGDKKAAAAAKEALEARKSWLRALGG
- a CDS encoding type IV toxin-antitoxin system AbiEi family antitoxin, coding for MSSPFLYFADDRLSGSELASARLDGLVVELGEAYIPADAVETAALRAGSLARLVGDLLAASHLSAAWIHGALDEPPARHSVQRAVAHRIHVSFGRRFVYRDPAIPAEDLAVVGGVRVTTPVRTLVDLARTPDAAHADGAARMARLAPGLVGEALDRLGSAGPFPRKRDAMALLRRLAGAGAQDDVTR